The uncultured Fretibacterium sp. sequence GAAGTGGTTTAGGAGGCGTGGAATTATGTCGGTAAGACTCAGGAAAAACGACCGGGTCCATGTGATCTCCGGCAAGGACAAGGGCAAGGAGGGCAAGATCATGCGCCGCTTCCCGGCGCGCGACATGGTCGTCGTCGAGGGCGTGAACATGGTCTCGCGCCACATGAGGCCCAGCCAGAAGAGCCCTCAGGCGGGGATCGTCA is a genomic window containing:
- the rplX gene encoding 50S ribosomal protein L24 — encoded protein: MSVRLRKNDRVHVISGKDKGKEGKIMRRFPARDMVVVEGVNMVSRHMRPSQKSPQAGIVKQEAPIYAAKVMLVCPQCGKATRVGSSFLESGKKVRVCKKCGEIIDRA